The window CGCGCGCCAGCATTGCCCTGGACCGCTGCGCGCGCGCCAAGGCCTGGTTGCAACAGCGCGATTTTGTCGATCCGGGCGATATTCAGGATATGGCTTACGATGTGTTGCGCCACCGTCTGATTCTGTCTTACGAAGCGGAAGCGGAAGGCATTAGCAGCGATTACGTGATCAAAGAACTGATAGCCAGAATTGCCGTCCCCTAAATGACTAAATCGCCAGCGACCGACAACCCCCGGGTTACGGTCACTCTCAAAGCCTTGGTGGATCTGGCCAAACCGGCCGGCATGCTCAGCCTAGGACACGCCAATATCCGCGCGGCGCAAAGCGGTAATTATCTGTCGCATCTGAAGGGGCGCGGCATGGCTTTCGACGAAACGCGGCTCTATCAACCGGGCGATGATGTGCGGCGTATCGACTGGCGCGTGACAGCCCGCACCGATAAGCCACACAGCAAAATTTTCAAGGAAGAACGCGAACGCCCAATGTTCATCGCGGTGGATTACCGGGCAACCATGGCATTTGCCACGCGCGGCGTGTTCAAGTCCGTGCAGGCAGCCCGCTTGGCCGGTTTGCTGGCTTGGGCGGCGCTGAAGCAAGGCGACCGCATAGGCGGGCAGATTTTCAGCGATGACGGTTGCCAGGAATTGAAACCGCAAACCGGCAAACCGGCGCTGTTAAGATTTTTGAATGCTCTGGTCAACCCGGACTATAACGGCGCAGCCGTGGTCAATCTGGCGCAACCTTTAGCCAGATTGCTGCATCATGCCCGACCCGGCAGTCGGGTTTATATCCTCAGCGATTTTCGCGGGATGAATAGTGCGGCCGAAAACCATCTGGCCAATTTGGCCCGGCATTGCGAAGTGGTGTTGGTGCATATCGCCGATCCGCTGGAGAGCAGTTTGCCGACCCAAGGCCGCTACCGCTTTACCGACGGCTGGCGCGAAGTGCTGATCGATAGCGGTGACAAACAGCGTCTACAAGCCTATCGGCAACGTTTTCAGGATCGGCAGGAGTATCTGCAAAAGCTGGCCAATAAACTGCGTCTGACCTTGATACCCTGCACGACCCAGCAAGCGCCTTTGGACGCATTGAACGGCACCCGCGCGCATCCGGCGGCCTAAAAAGTTCTCAATCAGGCCATGCAAATTTCCAAGTTGTTCAACTCAGCCGATGTATCGTCGCAAAAGCCAGACCGCCGAAATACCGCGCCTATTGGGCCTTTAATACGGCTGGTACATATCGGCATACTGAGTTTGTTGATGTTTGTCGGCGGCTGGCTGGGCGTCAAAATGATCATTCCGCCCGGCTATGCCAGTCCGCTATGGCCGCCGGCCGGGATCGCCCTGGCCGCGCTGTTTATCGGCGGCCGCAAGCTTTGGCCCGGAATCTGGTTAGGCGCAGCGCTAAGCAATTTCCTGGTGACTATTGAGTTTTCCGGTCAACTGACCGCTCAAACCGCGATGTCTTCCTTTGCAATTGGCGGCGGCAGCGCCTTGCAAGCGCTGGTGGCCCTGGCCTTATCCAAAGCCTACGTAGAGCCGGGTTTGCCCAAATTGGATAGCCCTGCCGCCATCCTCAAGTTTTTTGTC of the Methylomonas sp. MK1 genome contains:
- a CDS encoding DUF58 domain-containing protein, encoding MTKSPATDNPRVTVTLKALVDLAKPAGMLSLGHANIRAAQSGNYLSHLKGRGMAFDETRLYQPGDDVRRIDWRVTARTDKPHSKIFKEERERPMFIAVDYRATMAFATRGVFKSVQAARLAGLLAWAALKQGDRIGGQIFSDDGCQELKPQTGKPALLRFLNALVNPDYNGAAVVNLAQPLARLLHHARPGSRVYILSDFRGMNSAAENHLANLARHCEVVLVHIADPLESSLPTQGRYRFTDGWREVLIDSGDKQRLQAYRQRFQDRQEYLQKLANKLRLTLIPCTTQQAPLDALNGTRAHPAA